In Topomyia yanbarensis strain Yona2022 chromosome 2, ASM3024719v1, whole genome shotgun sequence, one DNA window encodes the following:
- the LOC131680795 gene encoding uncharacterized protein LOC131680795 has product MLRKAIPLEKRVAVALYTLGSSSEFRSIANLFGIGKSTVCVILLEFCREIWEILAPLYLSKLPLERDTIEDCVAGFLNLGFPQCLGAIDGCHIEIHPRATEAVDYYNYKGWYSTVLMALVDYRYRFLYINVGSPGRCNDSQVYESSLLKKHLTENPLMDELSKNICGVNVPVLIIGDSAFRFSKNLMKPYPFNVAGDELQKTYNFVQASTRRVVENAFGHIKARFRRIGKGIDNTIENSSLIIKACCVLHNFLNVNDDHLNSKWIIEQLRSEKGRIYPEQPAIIHDYDENAENIRHAIATFFSLNGISESSDGPA; this is encoded by the exons ATGCTTCGCAAGGCTATTCCATTAGAAAAAAGAGTAGCGGTTGCTTTATATACCTTAGGTTCCTCATCAGAGTTCCGCAGTATTGCAAACTTGTTCGGTATAGGAAAGTCAACAGTATGTGTGATACTATTGGAGTTTTGCCGAGAGATCTGGGAAATTCTTGCACCGCTTTATTTAAGCAAGCTTCCTTTGGAAAGAGACACGATCGAGGATTGCGTTGCTGGCTTCCTGAATCTTGGATTTCCACAATGTCTTGGTGCGATAG ATGGCTGTCATATCGAAATCCATCCCAGAGCTACGGAAGCTGTTGATTACTACAATTACAAGGGATGGTACTCAACTGTTTTGATGGCTTTGGTGGATTACAG aTACCGTTTTTTATACATAAATGTCGGTAGTCCAGGGCGATGCAATGATTCGCAGGTATACGAATCATCGCTTTTAAAGAAGCACCTTACTGAAAACCCCCTAATGGATGAACTATCAAAAAACATATGTGGTGTTAATGTGCCGGTGTTGATAATCGGAGACTCTGCATttagattttctaaaaatcttaTGAAGCCTTACCCTTTCAACGTCGCTGGAGATGAGTTACAAAAAACTTACAATTTTGTGCAAGCAAGTACTCGGCGAGTTGTAGAAAATGCTTTTGGACATATCAAAGCACGGTTTCGTCGAATTGGAAAAGGAATCGACAACACTATTGAAAACTCGTCGTTGATCATTAAAGCGTGCTGTGTACTTCATAACTTCCTCAATGTAAACGACGATCATCTTAATTCAAAGTGGATTATAGAACAGCTAAGAAGTGAAAAGGGTCGTATATATCCTGAACAGCCAGCTATAATTCATGATTATGATGAAAACGCGGAGAATATAAGACATGCTATTGCTACCTTCTTCA GTCTCAACGGCATTTCAGAATCCAGCGACGGTCCTGCGTAG